The proteins below come from a single Triticum aestivum cultivar Chinese Spring chromosome 5D, IWGSC CS RefSeq v2.1, whole genome shotgun sequence genomic window:
- the LOC123123449 gene encoding amino acid transporter ANT1, whose amino-acid sequence MAPEVKVPLLEGRGATPAQTLGNIVVSIVGTGVLGLPYAFRTAGWLAGALGVAGAGAATFYCMLFLLDCRDKLREQETEEDGLGDEQSRHGDGGNYTYGDLGERCFGPVGRHFTEAIIVLCQTGGTVAYLVFIGQNISSVLPALSPAIVVLALLLPVEVALSFVRSLSALAPFSILADACTVLAVAAVVKEDVQLLVERGQPFADRSAFAGLWGVPFACGVAVFCFEGFCLTLALEASMSNRAKFRPVLLQAIAGVTVVYVGFGVCGYLAYGDATRDIVTLNLPSNWSTAAVKVVLCVALALTFAVMMHPIHEIVESRLLAPGGWVRRRGGFVERAALHLSRVAVVATLAAIACFVPAFGEFAAFVGSTVCALLSFVLPALFHLRVVGPTASTWARAVDYFFLLSGLVFAGHGMYTVLSPQ is encoded by the exons ATGGCGCCCGAAGTGAAGGTGCCGCTGCTGGAGGGGAGGGGCGCGACGCCCGCGCAGACGTTGGGGAACATCGTCGTGTCCATCGTCGGCACCGGCGTGCTCGGCCTGCCCTACGCCTTCCGCACCGCGGGCTGGCTCGCCGGCGCCCTCGGGGTCGCTGGCGCCGGCGCCGCCACCTTCTACTGCATGCTCTTCCTG CTGGATTGCAGGGACAAGCTGCGGGAGCAAGAAACAGAGGAGGACGGGCTCGGAGATGAGCAGAGCCGCCATGGCGATGGCGGCAACTACACATACGGGGACCTGGGCGAGCGATGCTTTGGCCCCGTCGGCAGGCACTTCACGGAGGCCATCATCGTCCTATGCCAGACCGGCGGCACCGTGGCGTACCTCGTCTTCATCGGCCAGAACATCAGCTCCGTGCTCCCCGCGCTCTCGCCGGCCATCGTCGTCCTGGCGCTCCTGCTGCCGGTCGAGGTCGCGCTCTCCTTCGTCCGCTCCCTCTCCGCGCTCGCGCCCTTCAGCATACTCGCCGACGCCTGCACTGTGCTGGCCGTCGCCGCCGTGGTCAAGGAGGACGTCCAGCTCCTGGTCGAGCGCGGGCAGCCATTCGCCGACCGGAGCGCGTTCGCCGGGCTCTGGGGCGTCCCGTTCGCGTGCGGCGTTGCCGTGTTCTGCTTCGAGGGGTTCTGCCTCACGCTCGCGCTGGAGGCGTCCATGTCGAACAGAGCCAAGTTCCGGCCGGTGCTCCTCCAGGCCATCGCCGGAGTCACGGTCGTGTACGTCGGCTTCGGCGTCTGCGGCTACCTCGCCTACGGCGACGCCACCCGGGACATCGTCACCCTCAACCTCCCGAGCAACTGGTCCACCGCCGCCGTCAAGGTGGTGCTGTGCGTCGCGCTGGCGCTCACGTTCGCGGTGATGATGCACCCGATCCACGAGATCGTGGAGTCGCGGCTGCTGGCGCCGGGCGGGTGGGTGCGGAGGCGCGGCGGCTTCGTGGAGCGTGCGGCGCTGCACCTGAGCCGCGTCGCGGTGGTGGCGACGCTGGCCGCGATAGCGTGCTTCGTGCCGGCGTTCGGGGAGTTCGCGGCGTTCGTGGGGAGCACGGTGTGCGCGCTGCTCTCCTTTGTGCTGCCGGCGCTCTTCCACCTCCGCGTCGTGGGGCCGACGGCGAGCACGTGGGCGCGCGCGGTGGACTACTTTTTCTTGCTCTCCGGCCTGGTGTTTGCCGGTCATGGGATGTACACGGTCTTGTCACCCCAGTGA
- the LOC123125959 gene encoding indole-2-monooxygenase has product MVSVQRMRGDMAQVLVIFSPEVLLSLLLCFLVVRRYYLARRSANNCEQLHDHGRRLPPSPPKLPLIGHLHLVGPDPHISLAELSRKHAGRDGLMLLRLGQVPNLVVSSPSAAEAVLRTHDHVFASRPPSIVADVLLSGPSDVALAPYGEYWRQARKLVTTHLLSARKVRALQGGREEEVRLVVAKLRAAAAARSAVDMTELLGAFTNDVVCRAVSGKFFREEGRNELFRELIAANVAAIGGFNLEDYFPSLAKVGLLRRVVLARTCRLKKRWDELLDKIIDDHATKSPWLVGGVHHQHDEQDQDRDLVDILLSLQHEYNLTRDNVKVILMDMFAAGTDTSSIVLEFAMAELMRKSHLMAKLQAEVRSKTPKSQKTVKEDDLSGMPYLKAVVKETLRLHPPAPLLLPRLTMAECDDVNGYMVPAGTRTIVNTWALCRDTESWGEKAEEFWPERFMDGAKAVADFKGRDFQFLPFGAGRRICPGMGFGLATVEIMLANLVYCFDWELPDGMREEDVDMADMFGVTMRRKEKLVLVPRIPQDANI; this is encoded by the exons ATGGTTTCTGTTCAGAGGATGCGAGGCGATATGGCTCAAGTACTCGTCATCTTCTCTCCGGAAGttctgctctcactcttgctctgcTTCCTCGTAGTACGCCGCTACTACTTGGCAAGACGATCCGCGAACAACTGCGAGCAGCTCCATGACCATGGCCGCCGTCTCCCGCCGTCGCCTCCGAAGCTCCCTCTCATAGGCCACCTGCACCTCGTCGGCCCCGACCCGCACATCTCCCTTGCCGAGCTCTCCCGGAAGCACGCCGGCCGAGACGGCCTCATGCTCCTCCGCCTCGGCCAGGTGCCCAACCTCGTCGTctcctccccgagcgccgccgaGGCCGTCCTGCGCACGCACGACCACGTCTTCGCCTCCCGCCCGCCGTCCATCGTCGCGGACGTCCTCCTCAGCGGCCCCTCCGACGTCGCCCTCGCCCCCTACGGCGAGTACTGGCGGCAGGCCAGGAAGCTCGTTACCACCCACCTGCTGAGCGCCCGGAAGGTGCGCGCGCTCCAGGGCGGCCGCGAAGAGGAGGTGCGCCTTGTGGTGGCCAAGCTCCGGGCGGCCGCGGCCGCGCGCTCCGCCGTCGACATGACCGAGCTGCTCGGCGCCTTCACCAACGACGTCGTGTGCCGCGCTGTGTCCGGGAAGTTCTTCAGGGAGGAAGGCAGGAACGAGCTGTTCCGGGAGCTCATCGCCGCGAACGTGGCCGCGATCGGCGGTTTCAACCTGGAGGACTACTTCCCGAGCTTGGCCAAGGTCGGTCTGCTCCGGCGAGTGGTGCTGGCCAGGACGTGCAGGCTGAAGAAGAGATGGGACGAGTTGCTTGATAAGATCATAGACGACCACGCAACCAAATCACCATGGCTAGTAGGAGGAGTACATCATCAACACGATGAGCAAGATCAAGACAGAGACTTGGTGGATATTCTCTTGTCTCTTCAACACGAGTACAATCTCACTAGAGACAACGTCAAGGTCATTTTAATG GACATGTTTGCAGCGGGAACAGACACGTCATCCATTGTCCTGGAGTTCGCCATGGCTGAGCTCATGCGGAAGTCACACCTCATGGCCAAACTTCAGGCCGAGGTGAGGAGCAAGACACCCAAGAGCCAGAAAACAGTCAAGGAGGATGACCTAAGCGGCATGCCATACCTCAAGGCCGTCGTGAAGGAGACGCTCCGGCTACACCCGCCGGCGCCgctcctcctcccgcgcctcacCATGGCGGAGTGCGATGATGTCAACGGCTATATGGTACCGGCCGGGACACGCACCATCGTCAACACGTGGGCTCTCTGCAGAGACACCGAGTCCTGGGGTGAGAAGGCGGAGGAGTTCTGGCCGGAGAGGTTCATGGACGGGGCCAAAGCAGTTGCCGACTTCAAAGGGAGGGATTTCCAGTTCCTGCCGTTCGGAGCCGGGCGGAGGATTTGCCCTGGGATGGGCTTCGGGCTGGCCACTGTTGAGATCATGCTCGCCAACCTTGTCTATTGCTTTGATTGGGAGCTCCCCGATGGGATGCGGGAGGAGGATGTTGACATGGCTGACATGTTTGGAGTGACGATGCGTCGGAAGGAGAAGCTCGTTCTTGTCCCGAGGATACCACAGGATGCAAACATATAG
- the LOC123125960 gene encoding SART-1 family protein DOT2 encodes MGEKASESLPQGLEEAPRTLEDAAAYGPLAFAESAAGNKRRGDVRQNKIVITEMDEFVLGLQLNAETCKQEAHDVFADEDDGAVSSSTLAEDDTSGAAARKKIGGTGDQVKDGEEGAVKPDEVLHEAEIGKGLAGALKLLKDRGTLDEGGGKTSDKKKSKPVGIKDGPKEIHIERTDEFGRVMTMKEAFRELSHKFHGKGPGKTKQEKRQRKYQDELKTKRTKSSDTPLMSAEKMREAQARSKPPYLVLSGNAKSRHAG; translated from the exons ATGGGTGAAAAGGCGTCAGAATCATTGCCCCAGGGCCTGGAGGAGGCTCCAAGGACGCTGGAAGATGCTGCGGCTTACGGTCCTCTGGCCTTCGCAGAATCGGCGGCGGGAAACAAGCGCCGAGGCGACGTGCGGCAGAATAAGATCGTAATCACAGAGATGGATGAGTTCGTGTTGGGCTTACAACTGAATGCAG AAACATGCAAGCAAGAAGCGCACGACGTGTTTGCGGACGAAGATGACGGCGCTGTGTCTTCAAGCACTCTAGCAGAAGATGACACAAGCGGGGCGGCGGCTAGGAAAAAGATAGGTGGCACTGGAGACCAAGTAAAGGATGGAGAAGAGGGAGCAGTCAAACCGGATGAGGTTTTACATGAAGCTGAAATTGGCAAAGGTTTGGCTGGTGCTCTGAAGCTTCTTAAGGACAGAGGGACACTTGATGAGGGTGGTGGAAAAACCAGTGACAAGAAGAAAAGCAAGCCTGTTGGTATCAAGGATGGACCAAAAGAAATTCACATAGAGAGAACTGATGAGTTTGGTCGAGTG ATGACTATGAAGGAGGCATTTCGGGAGCTTTCACACAAATTCCATGGCAAGGGCCCTGGCAAGACGAAGCAGGAGAAACGGCAGAGGAAGTACCAGGATGAGTTGAAAACCAAGCGGACGAAATCTTCCGACACGCCTTTAATGTCTGCCGAGAAGATGAGAGAGGCCCAAGCGCGCAGCAAGCCACCATACCTTGTTTTAAGCGGCAATGCAAAATCAAGGCATGCTGGCTAG